A single region of the Leptodactylus fuscus isolate aLepFus1 chromosome 5, aLepFus1.hap2, whole genome shotgun sequence genome encodes:
- the LOC142205098 gene encoding polymeric immunoglobulin receptor-like, with amino-acid sequence MGRCTLLLAALALLCPGLISAYRATGVVGDKLVLPCFYPITKHTSLACWGRGSCSNTGCNYPVVTINGTRVVWAKSRKYQVNANMETEDLPLTISDLNQDDSGVYCCRVKVPDLGMDLKREIDVEIQHPMKSDNLVQGSVDDTMTLPCKYSVSEGVREVCWGKGSCPISGCKNKILSIDENKEVWSESSRYKLLGNVANGDVSLTISGLSKDQEGTYCCRVRIPGPFNDDKKEIKLEIKDVNLIKGSVKDKLVLPCSYSTDSGTYKTCWGRGRCGLLSCHNTILESDGDTVTWKESNRYDLTGNLGKGNVSLTIDNANADDGGFYCCRVKVQGFFNDLRKEIRVEIRDADRISGRVGSKVRLPCHYNVSEGTSPMCWGRGPCPLFKCSNTIVSSDGDSESWTESDKYKLMGKMQDGDVSLSIHGVTKEDEGTYCCRVELPGIMNDKMKDIYLEVQDDGFQTIKN; translated from the exons ATGGGGCGGTGCACACTACTGCTGGCTGCGCTGGCGCTACTATGCCCAG GCCTGATATCAGCCTATCGTGCCACAGGGGTCGTTGGCGACAAGCTGGTTTTACCCTGCTTCTACCCGATTACCAAACATACAAGTCTGGCGTGTTGGGGAAGAGGATCCTGCTCAAATACAGGTTGTAACTATCCAGTAGTCACCATCAATGGAACCAGAGTGGTCTGGGCAAAATCTAGGAAATACCAGGTGAATGCGAATATGGAAACTGAAGACCTGCCGCTCACCATTAGTGATCTGAACCAGGATGATTCTGGGGTGTACTGCTGCCGCGTGAAGGTGCCAGATCTTGGCATGGACCTGAAGAGAGAGATCGATGTGGAGATACAACATC CCATGAAGTCAGACAATCTTGTTCAAGGGTCAGTGGATGACACCATGACTTTACCCTGCAAATATTCAGTCAGTGAAGGGGTAAGAGAAGTTTGCTGGGGTAAAGGAAGCTGTCCTATCTCTGGCTGTAAAAACAAGATCCTCTCTATCGATGAGAACAAGGAGGTCTGGAGCGAATCCAGCAGATACAAGCTATTGGGGAATGTTGCAAACGGTGACGTATCCCTAACCATCAGTGGACTGTCAAAGGATCAGGAGGGAACCTATTGCTGCCGTGTACGGATTCCGGGACCTTTCAATGATGATAAAAAAGAGATAAAACTGGAAATTAAAGATG TCAATCTTATCAAAGGGTCAGTGAAGGATAAACTGGTATTACCTTGCTCATATTCCACCGACAGCGGCACATACAAAACATGCTGGGGCCGCGGTCGTTGTGGACTACTCTCATGTCACAATACAATCCTCGAGAGTGATGGCGATACAGTGACCTGGAAAGAGTCGAACAGATACGATTTAACAGGGAACTTGGGAAAGGGAAACGTGTCCTTGACCATAGACAATGCAAATGCGgatgatggtggattctactGCTGCAGAGTGAAGGTCCAAGGATTCTTCAACGATCTAAGGAAGGAAATCCGAGTTGAGATACGTGATG CCGACCGCATATCTGGACGCGTAGGCAGCAAAGTAAGATTACCCTGTCACTACAACGTCAGTGAGGGCACTTCCCCTATGTGTTGGGGACGAGGCCCCTGCCCATTGTTTAAATGTTCCAACACCATTGTCTCGAGTGATGGCGATTCCGAGTCCTGGACCGAGTCAGATAAATACAAGCTGATGGGGAAAATGCAAGATGGAGACGTGTCCTTGAGCATCCACGGAGTGACAAAGGAGGATGAAGGAACGTACTGCTGCCGCGTGGAGCTCCCAGGAATAATGAATGACAAAATGAAGGACATCTATCTGGAAGTACAAGATG aTGGATTCCAAACAATAAAAAACTGA